Genomic DNA from Prevotella intermedia ATCC 25611 = DSM 20706:
CGGTATCTAAGTTTCCACCCATTGATTGTGCATAACCAGCATAGACAACATAAACCAAGTCTATAATCTTGTCGTTGTTACTGTCATAGTCCTTCCAGTTTATCTGACCTTTTGCAGCCTCGCAAGCATCTTTTATCAGTTCGATAATATTCACATCGTGGCTTGAGCCAGCATCTTTACCATAGAATGCCAATGGCTTCGGCATACGGTAAGGTCCCACCAGACTAAACTGTGGCGTGAACTTTCCGTTGCTCATATCCTTGAAATACTGGCGTACACTACCATAGTTTAATTGTTCGTTTGTGCCCAACGACTTGGGTTTTCCCTCGCCGTTAAGATATTGTTCAAAGCTTGCTTTAGGGTCTTTCACCGTAAAAGGATTGTCGCTGAAGTCTACAAGAATGGTTAAAACCTTCGGGCTACCTTCGTGTGGGAAGTAAGGTATCGATGGCTGACCGATACCAATAGCACGTCGTGCAGCTGTCACCTTTTGGTTTGCACACTCGAAAAAGAGCGTTTTCTTTTGCGCTTTTGCCATCTTTGTTTCTGCCGTTGTACGGTTTTCAGCATTATGTGCCAATAAGTTTGTGGCTTCCAATACACCGTCAGAAGTAACATTTGCAACATAGTAGCCTTTGTTTTTCTTTGCTACCAATATGCCGTCGAGCGTTGAAATCCAACTGAAATGCTCGTCGCCGTGCAACACAAGCGTCAGTTGTGTGCCGTCGGGCTGCGTTACAACAAATGGTGTAGGGTCAGCTTTAGCTGCTCGTGCTACAATTGTAGCTGCAACCAAACAAAATGTAAGTAATAGTTTTTTCATATAATATCTCGTTTATTGTTTTCTTAATTTATGGTTCAGGCAGTGTGATTACACTGTTTATTCAACTTTTTCTAAACACTTAGCCATTTCTTTTGCCAAAGAAATACTGCCCCTTATGCTTAGTCCTGTTTCCATATTCAATAGCATGGTGCGGGCAATGGTGGTAGCAGGCAAAACAAGTTAAGCATTTTCCATTATTCTTCCACTTTGGTTCTTTACCCATTCCTCCGTCTATATCGCCAACGGGACATACCTTTGCACAGATGCCACATTGCACACATTTCTCGCTGTCTACTCTAAAAGGCTTGTCAGTTATAAGGAAATGAGTGAAGAATGCTCCCACAGGACCAGAGAAGAAATCGGGTATTGGACCACGTTTCAGCTGCTTCCAGCCTAATGGCAGGTCGCTTTGACGTGCTTTCTGCTCCTTCACTGTCGAAGCAAAACGAAGAATAACCTTCTCAGCATCTTCTATTTTCTTGCGTTCTTTTTCAGGTTTGTCTACGTCCATTCCTGGCAATCCGACATAAGATTCGGGCATTATCACCGACTCAACAGCATTCAAATCTAACGCTGCTCCAGACTTTACCTTTCTCATCAGCTTTACAAAACGCTCCATTGTTCGCCCAATAGAATCGCCCGTTGTCAGCAAGCAAAAGGTATAATGCCTTGTCTTACTCTGCGAATCTATCTCGAGTAGCTCAAGTGCATGCATGAATTCATCAACAATGCGTGGCACTCGCCAACCATGAACAGGGAATACAAAACCCACTATCTCATCTTTCTGCAAAGTAAATTTAGTGTTTGTCCCCACTGCATCACTTATGGAAACAATGCGTTCGCCGAGACATTGCCCTAACAGCTCTGCTGCCCAACGACTGTTTCCTATACCCGAGAAATAGAATATCATGGTGCAAAAATACTCATAAATTCTGAAACAGCAAAGTCTTAGCAACCTTTTAATCAGTTTTAGTCTTTTATTTTACATTCCGTTCATTCAATACTTAAAAGCCTAATCCTTCCAATTGTAATAGCTTTTGAAAGAAATAGAAATATCAATACAATTGTTTTGCAAATTGAACAGATTTTCAAAAAAATCACATATAAAGTATTGTGGTTTACAATTATTTGTTTAAATTTGCAACCACTGAAGAAATATAATCTCAGATTTTGATATATAAGTTTCATTTAAAATTATTACACAAACATGAAAAAATCTATGATGAGCCTTCTTCTCATGTTGTTGTTCGCACATACCTCGTGGGCAGCACCTGTGAAGTTAAGTACAGCAAGTCAGACTGCTCAGAAGTTCTTGCAGCAATACGGCAAGCAATTGAAGAGCACAAATGCTGCCTATGCTCCAAGAATGAATGCGCAAGGAGCACAAACAACTGCTCCTTACTATGTCTTTAACTCTAAAGATGGCAATGGTTTTGTAATTGTTTCTGGCGACGACCGTACCTCAGAGATTCTTGGCTACAGCACAACTGGTAGCTTCGACATTAACAAAATGTCTGCAAACATGAGAAGCTTTATGGACGGTATGGCTAAGGAAATCAGCTTACTGGACAAATACCAAGCTAATAATACGGCAAAAGCTCCTTCACAAATGAAGGCAAGAACCCCAATTGAGCCATTGGTAAAGGCCGTGTGGAATCAAGATGCTCCTTACAGTGATTTGTGTCCAGATGACCCATACAACACAAGTGTAAAGCTTCCTACAGGTTGTGTAGCTACTGCTATGGCACAAGTAATGTATAAGCACCAATGGCCAGAAACTGTAACAAATTCCATTCCTCCATATACAACCAGAGTGTATGAGAATACAAATAAGTATGGTCAAAGTAAATACAAAACGATTTCGGTAGGCGGTGTTGAAGCAGGCACCAAGATAGACTGGGCAAATATTGAGCCAACATATAATGCTGAAACACCAGCTGAAAAGAACAAAGCAATTGCAGAATTGATGATATACGTTGGCCGTTCAGTAAAAATGGGCTACGATAGAGATGTCAATGGTGGTTCTGGTGCATCTGGTTACCATATAGCTACCGCTTTGAACAAATACTTCAACTACAATGCTTCTACTATTCTTCGTACAGAATATAGCTTAGATGAATTTGAAAACAGACTTTACAATGAAATGGCAGCTGCGCGTCCAGTAGTATTCTGCGGTCAATCAGAAGGTGGTGGACACGCATTCGTTATTGATGGCTACGATGGTAAAGGCTACTTCCACGTAAACTGGGGTTGGGGCGGCGACTCTGACGGCTATTTCAAGATTGCTATTCTTAATC
This window encodes:
- a CDS encoding EFR1 family ferrodoxin (N-terminal region resembles flavodoxins. C-terminal ferrodoxin region binds two 4Fe-4S clusters.); the protein is MIFYFSGIGNSRWAAELLGQCLGERIVSISDAVGTNTKFTLQKDEIVGFVFPVHGWRVPRIVDEFMHALELLEIDSQSKTRHYTFCLLTTGDSIGRTMERFVKLMRKVKSGAALDLNAVESVIMPESYVGLPGMDVDKPEKERKKIEDAEKVILRFASTVKEQKARQSDLPLGWKQLKRGPIPDFFSGPVGAFFTHFLITDKPFRVDSEKCVQCGICAKVCPVGDIDGGMGKEPKWKNNGKCLTCFACYHHCPHHAIEYGNRTKHKGQYFFGKRNG